A stretch of the Thermodesulfobacteriota bacterium genome encodes the following:
- the ribD gene encoding bifunctional diaminohydroxyphosphoribosylaminopyrimidine deaminase/5-amino-6-(5-phosphoribosylamino)uracil reductase RibD, translating into MDIHTKYMSLALRLAKKGEGTTSPNPLVGAVIVKNGKIIGQGYHKKAGHAHAEIAAFNDAERKKNSVKGADLYVTLEPCCHTKKRTPPCVGAIIEKKIRKVYVSILDPNPEVSGNGVRMLQESGIEVQVGLLEEKAQELNEAFTKYISTKKPFVILKLAATMDGKIAAHTGDSKWIGSPTQRKYAHELRNKVDGIMVGIETVLKDNPSLNVRLDKKTTSDPIPIILDSKLRIPLSSNLLKIHDNIIIATSDKSKVRKIEKLEALGTRILSIKKDSNGRLNLNELMRKLGKLEIMSVLIEGGSKVASSSIKSAIVDKVVFFYAPKIVGAEGISMIGDLGIDTIKKSIQVKNTKIKKLKDEVMIEGYL; encoded by the coding sequence ATGGATATTCATACGAAATACATGTCTTTGGCGCTTAGGCTAGCCAAAAAAGGGGAAGGGACAACAAGCCCCAATCCTCTTGTAGGTGCTGTAATTGTTAAAAATGGCAAGATCATCGGACAGGGCTACCACAAAAAGGCAGGCCATGCACATGCAGAGATAGCAGCATTTAATGATGCAGAGAGAAAAAAGAACTCTGTAAAGGGCGCAGACTTATACGTCACGCTTGAGCCCTGCTGTCATACCAAAAAAAGAACCCCGCCATGTGTAGGTGCAATAATAGAAAAGAAAATACGTAAGGTTTACGTCTCAATACTAGACCCTAATCCAGAGGTTTCAGGAAATGGTGTTAGGATGCTGCAGGAAAGCGGAATAGAAGTACAAGTCGGGCTCTTAGAAGAAAAAGCACAAGAATTAAATGAAGCTTTCACAAAATATATATCGACCAAAAAACCGTTTGTAATCTTAAAGCTTGCGGCTACGATGGACGGCAAGATAGCGGCCCACACTGGGGATTCTAAATGGATTGGAAGCCCTACTCAGAGAAAGTATGCACATGAACTCAGAAACAAGGTAGACGGTATAATGGTTGGGATAGAGACTGTTCTAAAAGACAACCCTAGCTTAAATGTAAGGTTAGACAAGAAAACAACTTCAGACCCAATACCTATTATATTGGACAGCAAACTTAGAATTCCGCTTAGCTCAAATCTTCTGAAGATTCATGACAACATAATCATAGCCACGTCGGATAAATCTAAAGTTAGAAAAATAGAAAAGTTAGAAGCGCTAGGAACTAGGATCTTAAGTATTAAGAAAGACAGCAATGGCCGTCTCAACCTAAATGAACTAATGAGAAAATTGGGGAAGCTTGAGATCATGAGCGTTTTAATTGAAGGGGGCAGCAAAGTAGCCTCTTCCTCTATTAAGAGCGCAATAGTAGATAAGGTCGTATTTTTCTATGCTCCAAAAATTGTCGGCGCTGAGGGTATCAGCATGATTGGGGATCTAGGAATAGATACAATTAAAAAGTCAATACAAGTGAAAAACACCAAGATTAAAAAATTAAAAGATGAGGTAATGATCGAGGGCTATTTATAA
- the ftsY gene encoding signal recognition particle-docking protein FtsY produces MEDLFAILNTIPSPYSDLVAVAVIFAIIVVLSFVIAALFGQKTAEEPGEAESVEEALPPSELEEITQEQTLEEAEFKGDAAEAIPEVQGQEFQAEDLEIFEKPAPEEIPAELVEEDAITDEIEQELEKIVQEEAEEETKEGLFARLRRGLSKTQAGLLGGLGGIVAKKEIDADLWDEFEETLIMADLGVNTTMKLRENIESKLSKQSLTSPESITDNLKEEIHEILKSAQGAPIDASASPFVIMVAGVNGVGKTTTIGKLANRLKTGDKKVMVAAGDTFRAAATEQLEVWSQRVGTEFLKGQSGGDPSSVAFDAVKAAEARGIDILIIDTAGRLHTKGNLMDELTKMKRVVGRELDGAPHETLLVLDATTGQNAVQQAKQFNEALGITGIVLTKLDGTAKGGVIIAIADELNIPVKYIGIGESLSDLREFDADEFVEALFYAGDQTVH; encoded by the coding sequence GTAATAGCAGCTCTATTTGGCCAAAAGACAGCCGAAGAACCGGGGGAGGCTGAAAGTGTAGAAGAGGCTTTACCACCAAGTGAGCTAGAGGAAATAACCCAAGAGCAAACTCTGGAAGAAGCCGAGTTTAAGGGCGATGCGGCAGAAGCAATTCCAGAGGTACAGGGTCAGGAATTTCAGGCTGAGGACCTTGAAATCTTTGAAAAACCTGCCCCTGAGGAAATCCCTGCAGAACTAGTTGAAGAAGATGCGATAACCGATGAAATAGAGCAAGAGCTTGAGAAAATAGTACAAGAGGAGGCAGAGGAAGAAACCAAGGAAGGGTTATTTGCTAGACTTAGAAGAGGCCTTTCTAAGACTCAAGCGGGTCTTTTGGGTGGGCTAGGCGGTATTGTCGCTAAAAAAGAAATTGATGCTGATCTGTGGGATGAGTTTGAAGAGACTCTAATAATGGCGGACTTGGGAGTAAATACGACTATGAAGTTAAGAGAAAATATAGAGTCTAAACTCTCCAAGCAGTCGCTCACCAGCCCTGAGTCAATTACGGACAACCTAAAGGAAGAAATACATGAGATACTAAAAAGCGCACAAGGCGCGCCAATAGACGCAAGCGCAAGCCCCTTTGTTATAATGGTTGCAGGAGTAAACGGGGTAGGTAAAACAACCACAATAGGAAAGCTTGCAAACAGGCTTAAGACTGGTGATAAAAAAGTAATGGTTGCAGCCGGCGATACTTTCAGAGCGGCAGCTACAGAGCAGCTCGAGGTGTGGTCACAGAGGGTCGGCACTGAGTTTTTAAAAGGACAAAGCGGCGGAGACCCCTCATCTGTTGCATTTGATGCTGTAAAAGCTGCAGAGGCCAGAGGAATAGACATTCTAATTATTGATACTGCGGGCAGACTCCATACCAAAGGCAATTTAATGGATGAGCTTACGAAGATGAAAAGGGTAGTCGGAAGAGAGCTTGATGGGGCGCCGCATGAAACTCTGTTGGTTCTAGATGCAACCACAGGGCAAAATGCCGTGCAACAGGCAAAACAGTTTAATGAAGCCCTTGGAATTACTGGGATAGTTCTCACTAAACTCGACGGTACAGCTAAAGGCGGTGTGATAATAGCAATTGCTGATGAGCTCAACATACCCGTCAAATATATAGGTATTGGAGAGAGCCTTAGCGATCTTAGGGAATTTGATGCCGATGAATTTGTTGAAGCTCTATTTTATGCAGGTGATCAAACTGTCCACTAA